In Xyrauchen texanus isolate HMW12.3.18 chromosome 32, RBS_HiC_50CHRs, whole genome shotgun sequence, the following proteins share a genomic window:
- the LOC127625730 gene encoding protein disulfide isomerase CRELD1-like isoform X2, producing the protein MHRVMSSSQMSFLSAVLCFACLHPILCQNCSDNCKTCGGIEKDQCLQCHTGFTLHDNMCVDIDECGTELGNCPYNTYCLNNHGSFECRGCDKACTGCMGGGAAHCKKCAVGYRSSGMRCLDIDECSEEVLACPGLNVFCVNTEGSYQCQCAEGYTRKDSTCERNQPEAGEERGLFDDIQEDEIKVLQQMFFGVVLCVLATLMAKGDLVFTSIFMGAVAAMAGYWLSDKIDRVMDTLIRGR; encoded by the exons ATGCATAGAGTAATGTCCAGCTCTCAGATGTCCTTCCTGTCTGCTGTGCTCTGCTTTGCCTGTTTACATCCAATTTTGTGCCAGAACTGCTCAGATAACTGTAAAACATGTGGGGGAATAGAGAAAGACCAGTGCTTGCAATGTCACACAGGATTCACCCTCCACGACAACATGTGTGTGG ATATTGACGAATGTGGTACTGAACTGGGTAATTGCCCTTATAACACATACTGCTTGAACAACCATGGATCTTTTGAGTGCAGAG GATGTGACAAGGCTTGTACTGGCTGTATGGGTGGAGGAGCTGCCCACTGTAAGAAATGTGCTGTAGGATACAGATCATCAGGGATGAGATGTTTAG ATATTGATGAATGCAGTGAAGAGGTATTGGCCTGTCCTGGTCTCAATGTCTTCTGTGTCAACACAGAGGGGTCCTATCAGTGTCAGTGTGCAGAGGGGTACACACGCAAAGACAGCACCTGTGAGAGGAACCAACCAGAAG CTGGTGAAGAAAGGGGTCTTTTTGATGACATTCAGGAAGATGAAATCAAGGTTCTGCAGCAAATGTTCTTTGGTGTGGTGCTGTGTGTATTGGCCACATTGATGGCTAAAGGGGACCTGGTGTTTACCTCTATCTTCATGGGTGCAGTGGCTGCCATGGCTGGATACTGGCTCTCTGATAAGATTGATCGAGTGATGGACACTCTCATAAGAGGGAGATAA
- the LOC127625730 gene encoding protein disulfide isomerase CRELD1-like isoform X1 — protein sequence MRWSESSLETENKSRNWFIDTPTSTLAYLSSNSNLCSNQGFKLPPILKGSICMHRVMSSSQMSFLSAVLCFACLHPILCQNCSDNCKTCGGIEKDQCLQCHTGFTLHDNMCVDIDECGTELGNCPYNTYCLNNHGSFECRGCDKACTGCMGGGAAHCKKCAVGYRSSGMRCLDIDECSEEVLACPGLNVFCVNTEGSYQCQCAEGYTRKDSTCERNQPEAGEERGLFDDIQEDEIKVLQQMFFGVVLCVLATLMAKGDLVFTSIFMGAVAAMAGYWLSDKIDRVMDTLIRGR from the exons ATGCGGTGGAGTGAATCTTCGTTGGAAACCGAAAATAAATCAAGAAACTGGTTCATTGACACTCCAACCAGCACTCTTGCCTATTT ATCTTCTAACAGCAATCTTTGTAGCAACCAAGGGTTCAAATTACCCCCCATTTTGAAGGGTTCCATTTGTATGCATAGAGTAATGTCCAGCTCTCAGATGTCCTTCCTGTCTGCTGTGCTCTGCTTTGCCTGTTTACATCCAATTTTGTGCCAGAACTGCTCAGATAACTGTAAAACATGTGGGGGAATAGAGAAAGACCAGTGCTTGCAATGTCACACAGGATTCACCCTCCACGACAACATGTGTGTGG ATATTGACGAATGTGGTACTGAACTGGGTAATTGCCCTTATAACACATACTGCTTGAACAACCATGGATCTTTTGAGTGCAGAG GATGTGACAAGGCTTGTACTGGCTGTATGGGTGGAGGAGCTGCCCACTGTAAGAAATGTGCTGTAGGATACAGATCATCAGGGATGAGATGTTTAG ATATTGATGAATGCAGTGAAGAGGTATTGGCCTGTCCTGGTCTCAATGTCTTCTGTGTCAACACAGAGGGGTCCTATCAGTGTCAGTGTGCAGAGGGGTACACACGCAAAGACAGCACCTGTGAGAGGAACCAACCAGAAG CTGGTGAAGAAAGGGGTCTTTTTGATGACATTCAGGAAGATGAAATCAAGGTTCTGCAGCAAATGTTCTTTGGTGTGGTGCTGTGTGTATTGGCCACATTGATGGCTAAAGGGGACCTGGTGTTTACCTCTATCTTCATGGGTGCAGTGGCTGCCATGGCTGGATACTGGCTCTCTGATAAGATTGATCGAGTGATGGACACTCTCATAAGAGGGAGATAA